From a single Geothermobacter ehrlichii genomic region:
- the selD gene encoding selenide, water dikinase SelD has translation MGPTVLSDALGGLPLPDDPNLLVGFESSDDAAVYRLNDELALVSTVDYITPPVDDPVWFGRIAAANALSDVFAMGGRPVIALNLVMFPEKKLGPEVLREILRGGLEKVSEAGAVLAGGHSTDNEEPVYGLAVTGVISPQRILTNCGARPGDALVLTKPLGTGVLFNACRSRRLPRQELDPILPQIAALNGPAMEIALKYDIHACTDVTGFGLAGHSLEMARGSGLLIELEYAALPIHPNVLEMYAKGETTGSNKPNRKLTAGWLELEARLTGPQQELLFDPQTSGGLLLALPAGQADALVGDLRAAGVTTSRIIGQAVKAETAGVRVV, from the coding sequence ATCGGTCCGACGGTCCTGTCGGACGCCTTAGGCGGTCTGCCGCTTCCCGATGACCCCAACCTCCTGGTCGGCTTCGAATCGAGCGACGACGCGGCGGTCTATCGGCTCAACGACGAACTGGCCCTGGTCAGCACGGTGGACTACATCACCCCGCCGGTGGACGACCCGGTCTGGTTCGGCCGCATCGCCGCCGCCAACGCCCTTTCGGACGTCTTCGCCATGGGGGGCAGGCCGGTCATCGCTCTGAACCTGGTCATGTTTCCGGAGAAAAAACTCGGCCCGGAGGTTCTGCGCGAAATCCTCCGCGGCGGTCTGGAAAAGGTGTCCGAGGCCGGAGCGGTCTTGGCCGGAGGTCATTCGACGGACAACGAGGAGCCGGTCTACGGACTGGCCGTCACCGGTGTGATCTCTCCGCAGCGGATTCTGACCAACTGCGGTGCCAGACCGGGGGACGCGCTGGTGCTGACAAAGCCCCTGGGGACAGGTGTACTCTTCAACGCCTGCCGGTCGAGAAGACTTCCCCGGCAGGAACTCGATCCGATACTGCCGCAGATCGCCGCCCTCAACGGCCCGGCCATGGAGATCGCCCTGAAGTACGACATCCATGCCTGCACCGATGTCACCGGTTTCGGACTCGCCGGGCACAGCCTCGAGATGGCCAGAGGTTCCGGGCTGCTGATCGAACTGGAATATGCCGCCCTGCCGATTCATCCCAACGTGCTGGAGATGTACGCCAAAGGCGAGACCACCGGCAGCAACAAGCCCAACCGCAAGCTGACCGCCGGCTGGCTGGAGCTGGAGGCGCGGCTCACCGGCCCCCAGCAGGAGCTTCTTTTCGATCCGCAAACCTCCGGCGGCCTGCTTCTCGCCCTGCCGGCCGGCCAGGCCGACGCCCTGGTCGGCGACCTGCGTGCCGCAGGCGTCACCACCTCCCGCATCATCGGCCAGGCCGTCAAGGCGGAAACCGCCGGCGTCAGGGTGGTCTGA
- a CDS encoding methionine aminotransferase — MRYAARRVAQMPPTIFAEMTALAQRHQAINLGQGFPDFSAPDDIKQAAMRAIAADCNQYAPGAGVSALRQALAGYYRRHYRLDFDPESEILACVGATEAIFAAMLGLLDPGDEVILFDPAYDSYRPAIAFAGGIARSLVLRPPDWRLAPERLEALVTPRTRMLLLNSPHNPTGKVFSREELELLAAFCRRYDLLVVTDEVYEHLCYDGARHLPLASLPGMAERVLTVSSLGKSFSVTGWKVGWAVGPAPLVDAVHKAKQFATFCGATPLQTAAAEALAVEDDYYRQLAEDYRRRRDFLCQALAAAGLKPFVPAGTYFVMADISASGFIDDRDFCRALPEKAGVAAIPASPFYADPEAGRRLVRFTFCKSWPLLEEAATRLRRYFAA; from the coding sequence ATGCGTTACGCGGCCCGGCGGGTGGCACAGATGCCGCCGACCATCTTCGCCGAAATGACGGCCCTGGCCCAGCGCCACCAGGCGATCAATCTCGGCCAGGGTTTTCCCGATTTTTCAGCGCCCGACGACATCAAGCAGGCGGCGATGCGGGCGATTGCCGCCGATTGCAACCAGTACGCGCCGGGAGCGGGGGTGTCGGCCCTGCGCCAGGCCCTGGCCGGGTACTACCGGCGGCATTACCGGCTCGATTTCGACCCGGAAAGCGAGATTCTGGCCTGCGTCGGCGCCACCGAGGCGATCTTCGCCGCCATGCTCGGCCTGCTCGATCCCGGCGACGAGGTCATTCTCTTCGATCCGGCCTATGATTCCTACCGGCCCGCCATTGCCTTTGCCGGTGGTATCGCCCGCAGCCTCGTTCTGCGTCCTCCCGACTGGCGTCTTGCTCCCGAACGGCTCGAAGCCCTGGTGACGCCTCGCACCCGGATGCTGCTGCTCAACAGCCCGCACAACCCGACCGGCAAGGTCTTCAGCCGCGAGGAACTGGAGCTGCTCGCCGCTTTCTGCCGCCGCTACGATCTGCTGGTGGTGACCGACGAGGTCTACGAGCACCTCTGCTACGACGGAGCCCGGCACCTCCCCCTCGCCAGCCTGCCGGGTATGGCAGAACGGGTGCTGACCGTTTCCAGTCTCGGCAAGAGCTTCAGCGTCACCGGCTGGAAGGTCGGCTGGGCTGTCGGCCCGGCGCCGCTGGTCGACGCCGTGCACAAGGCGAAGCAGTTCGCCACCTTCTGCGGTGCGACGCCGCTGCAGACGGCGGCGGCCGAGGCCCTCGCCGTCGAGGACGACTACTACCGGCAATTGGCCGAGGATTACCGGCGTCGGCGGGACTTTCTCTGCCAGGCGCTGGCGGCGGCCGGCCTGAAGCCGTTCGTTCCGGCCGGCACCTACTTCGTCATGGCGGATATCTCCGCCAGCGGTTTTATCGACGACCGGGATTTCTGCCGTGCCCTGCCGGAGAAGGCCGGAGTGGCCGCCATTCCGGCCAGCCCCTTCTATGCCGACCCCGAAGCGGGGCGGCGGCTGGTTCGTTTCACCTTCTGCAAATCCTGGCCCCTGCTCGAAGAGGCCGCGACGCGCCTGCGTAGGTATTTTGCCGCCTGA
- a CDS encoding putative bifunctional diguanylate cyclase/phosphodiesterase → MGEQLLSILIIDDDEDDVLIARDLLGDIVGTSYRVDWSYDYQEALGKLLSNEADACLLDYRLGSRTGLELLREAVAGGCEIPIIFLTGQSDREIDLEAMEAGASDYLVKSQLNAPLLERSIRYAIERARSERRLAHLAQYDHLTGLPNRSLLQDRLSQSLALAMRQKQSLAVLFLDLDRFKIINDTLGHSAGDTLLKSVAERLSYCLDMNETGLAQGGGYLREIADRLSNNLRRSDTVARLGGDEFVVVLSSIAREEDAALVARRILGEIRRPIRLGDREIYMTASIGISLAPTDGTSVEDLIRHADVAMYQAKEHGGNTYQFFSKEMNERALDRLNFESRLLRGLENREFHLHYQPKFSVRTGQISGMEALLRWTPEDGPPVSPAKFIPILEEIGMIETVGTWVLSQACRDLHAWMASGCPAIPVAVNISGAQMKKKDFVDTVAGVLRETLIEPELLELELTESILMHNVDETVRTLKQLTRLGVSVSIDDFGTGYSSLSYLKNFPVKKLKIDSSFIRNIGKDKGDEAIAKSIVDLAKHLGMSVVAEGIETLEQLDFVRRLQCEEAQGFHLGKPAPLEQLLSICREVKDSRSG, encoded by the coding sequence ATGGGTGAACAGCTGCTCAGCATTTTGATCATCGATGACGACGAGGACGATGTTCTGATCGCTCGCGACCTGCTTGGCGACATCGTTGGGACATCCTATCGCGTCGACTGGTCGTATGACTATCAGGAGGCGCTCGGCAAGCTCTTGAGCAATGAAGCCGATGCCTGCCTGCTCGATTACCGTCTCGGCTCCCGGACGGGACTGGAACTGCTGCGCGAGGCCGTTGCCGGCGGCTGCGAGATTCCGATCATCTTTCTGACAGGCCAGAGTGACCGGGAAATCGACCTCGAAGCCATGGAGGCCGGTGCGTCCGACTACCTGGTCAAAAGCCAGCTCAATGCTCCGCTGCTTGAACGGTCGATCCGCTATGCCATCGAACGGGCCCGCTCCGAACGACGGTTGGCCCACCTCGCCCAGTACGACCACCTGACCGGACTGCCGAACCGAAGCCTGCTGCAGGACAGGCTTAGCCAGTCGCTGGCCCTGGCCATGCGGCAAAAACAGTCTCTTGCCGTGCTCTTTTTGGATCTCGACCGGTTCAAGATCATCAACGACACCCTTGGGCATTCGGCCGGAGACACGTTGCTCAAGTCGGTCGCGGAACGCCTCAGTTACTGTCTCGACATGAACGAAACCGGTCTTGCTCAGGGGGGAGGGTACCTCAGGGAGATTGCCGACCGGCTCAGCAACAATCTGCGGCGCAGCGATACGGTCGCGCGTCTCGGTGGTGACGAGTTCGTGGTCGTACTTTCCTCTATCGCCAGGGAGGAGGATGCCGCACTGGTGGCCAGGCGTATCCTCGGCGAGATTCGCAGACCGATTCGGCTTGGTGACCGGGAAATCTATATGACCGCGAGTATTGGCATCTCGTTGGCACCAACAGATGGCACCAGTGTTGAAGACCTCATCCGTCATGCCGATGTCGCCATGTATCAGGCCAAGGAACATGGCGGCAATACCTACCAGTTCTTTTCCAAGGAGATGAATGAACGGGCCCTCGATCGCCTGAATTTCGAAAGCAGATTGCTGCGCGGCCTTGAAAACCGGGAATTTCATCTCCATTACCAGCCCAAGTTTTCGGTCAGGACGGGCCAGATCAGCGGAATGGAAGCCTTGCTGCGCTGGACGCCTGAGGATGGACCGCCCGTTTCGCCGGCGAAGTTCATTCCCATCCTCGAAGAAATCGGGATGATTGAGACCGTTGGGACATGGGTTCTGAGCCAGGCCTGCCGTGACCTGCATGCCTGGATGGCGTCAGGTTGCCCGGCCATTCCCGTTGCAGTGAACATCTCCGGGGCCCAGATGAAAAAGAAGGATTTCGTCGATACGGTTGCCGGCGTGCTGAGGGAGACGCTCATCGAGCCGGAACTTCTCGAACTCGAACTGACCGAAAGTATCCTGATGCACAACGTCGACGAAACGGTCAGGACGCTGAAACAACTCACCAGGCTGGGGGTCAGCGTATCGATCGATGATTTTGGTACCGGATATTCGTCGCTCAGCTACCTGAAGAACTTTCCGGTGAAGAAACTCAAGATTGACAGTTCGTTCATACGCAACATCGGCAAGGACAAGGGGGATGAGGCCATCGCCAAATCGATTGTCGACCTCGCCAAGCATCTGGGTATGTCGGTTGTGGCGGAAGGGATCGAAACCCTTGAGCAACTCGACTTTGTTAGGCGCCTGCAATGCGAGGAGGCACAGGGATTCCACCTGGGCAAACCGGCGCCACTGGAGCAGCTTTTAAGCATTTGCCGGGAGGTGAAGGACAGCAGATCCGGCTGA
- a CDS encoding ATP-binding protein → MLQSIRSRLFASHVLALLLLAVVLLAVWYLQVSSFLLRQEQDELDIDTRQIVRTIFESLREHGQTLSQIGRGRPVLDFHKTYRELALIDYLDDFSVTFPQLSFLDDHGVEVLRVVHGQKDEAAGGFGDTALFRAARQHPGKVQVGIHLPDQGREDPQVLMILGIYQYFTDRFNGALMAGFPIRELLPGIEEYADATGRFVGLFDYGGRLLHLELPEGFKSAVDRSMQLPEPMRPDRKRASRSGKIRLFGAEGCFATVYLQSLDISLLVFAPLDKYREQLAGLVKSSLQVCALALAVIVVIVRSFAGKLAQPIDELSKAAARVAGGDLTVRVESRVSGEVGQLIHSFNQMVESLGKTTVSRRLMKNIIDSMHESLLVVDPRGTVLRANSAAAMTFGMDSETLKGESVENLLGEAGGKLLTETCGDTRHVAREIEVTTPSGESLPVLFSCAPLPGQGFVLVGQDISQQKKVEMELREFAHRLEESNRELEEFAYVASHDLQEPLRKISAFGDRLVSKYADRLDETGRDYLARMQNASVRMQTLISDLLSFSRVTTKARPFEVVDLNRVVGEVISDIEVRATELNATIEVGELPTIDAEPLQMRQLFQNLLGNALKFHRQGVAPEIRVAGEEFLRGYERWCCLTVSDNGIGFEEKYLDRIFGVFQRLHGRSDYEGSGIGLAICQKIVRRHAGTITASSRVGIGTTFIVELPVRQDKETLQHDQA, encoded by the coding sequence ATGTTGCAGTCGATACGTTCCAGGCTGTTCGCCTCTCACGTCCTCGCTTTGCTGCTGCTGGCAGTGGTCCTGCTCGCGGTCTGGTACCTTCAGGTCAGTTCGTTCCTGCTCAGGCAGGAACAGGACGAGTTGGACATCGACACCCGTCAGATTGTCCGCACGATCTTTGAGAGTCTCAGGGAGCACGGACAGACGCTGTCCCAGATCGGCAGGGGACGGCCTGTTCTCGACTTTCACAAGACCTATCGTGAACTGGCGCTGATCGACTATCTGGACGACTTCAGCGTCACATTTCCGCAGCTTTCCTTCCTCGACGACCACGGCGTCGAGGTATTGCGGGTTGTTCATGGACAGAAGGACGAAGCAGCCGGCGGGTTCGGCGATACGGCCCTGTTCCGGGCGGCCCGGCAGCATCCGGGCAAGGTCCAGGTCGGCATCCACTTGCCCGATCAAGGTCGGGAAGACCCGCAGGTACTGATGATCCTGGGGATCTACCAGTACTTTACTGACCGCTTCAACGGCGCTCTTATGGCGGGATTTCCGATCCGCGAGCTGTTGCCCGGGATCGAAGAATATGCCGACGCGACCGGACGGTTTGTCGGGCTTTTCGACTACGGCGGCAGGCTGCTCCACCTGGAGCTCCCAGAGGGCTTCAAAAGTGCCGTCGACCGGAGCATGCAGCTCCCGGAACCAATGCGTCCGGATCGGAAACGGGCGAGCCGGTCGGGCAAGATCAGATTGTTCGGAGCGGAGGGATGCTTCGCCACGGTGTATCTTCAATCTCTGGATATTTCGCTGCTGGTCTTTGCGCCGCTCGACAAATACCGGGAGCAGCTTGCTGGTCTGGTGAAAAGCAGCCTGCAGGTCTGCGCCCTTGCTCTGGCCGTGATCGTGGTCATAGTAAGGTCTTTTGCCGGCAAGTTGGCCCAGCCGATTGACGAGCTCAGCAAGGCCGCAGCCAGGGTGGCCGGCGGCGATTTGACGGTGCGGGTGGAGTCTCGCGTAAGCGGGGAAGTCGGGCAATTGATTCACTCTTTCAACCAGATGGTAGAGAGTCTTGGAAAGACGACTGTATCGCGCCGTTTGATGAAGAACATTATCGATTCGATGCACGAGTCGTTGCTGGTGGTCGACCCGCGGGGGACCGTTCTGCGCGCCAACAGCGCAGCGGCGATGACTTTCGGCATGGATAGCGAAACCCTGAAGGGAGAGTCCGTGGAAAACCTGCTCGGTGAGGCGGGAGGGAAATTGTTGACCGAAACCTGTGGCGACACCCGACATGTAGCCCGTGAAATAGAGGTCACCACCCCGTCGGGCGAGTCGCTGCCCGTTCTCTTTTCCTGCGCCCCGCTGCCTGGTCAGGGGTTCGTTCTGGTCGGACAGGATATTTCGCAGCAGAAAAAGGTGGAAATGGAACTGCGCGAATTTGCCCACAGGCTGGAAGAGAGCAACCGGGAGCTGGAGGAGTTCGCCTATGTCGCCTCCCACGATTTGCAGGAACCCCTGCGCAAAATAAGCGCCTTTGGCGACCGGCTGGTTTCGAAATACGCCGACAGGCTTGACGAAACCGGGCGCGACTATCTGGCGCGCATGCAGAATGCCTCGGTGCGCATGCAGACGTTGATTTCCGACCTGCTCAGTTTCTCAAGGGTCACGACCAAGGCGCGTCCCTTCGAGGTGGTGGACCTGAATCGGGTTGTTGGCGAGGTTATCTCGGATATCGAGGTTCGGGCCACCGAGCTGAACGCGACCATCGAGGTAGGAGAGCTTCCAACCATCGATGCGGAACCCTTGCAGATGCGCCAGCTGTTCCAGAACCTGCTCGGCAACGCGCTGAAGTTTCACCGCCAGGGGGTTGCGCCGGAGATACGCGTCGCAGGTGAGGAATTCCTGCGCGGGTATGAACGCTGGTGCTGTTTGACCGTCAGCGATAACGGTATCGGTTTTGAGGAGAAGTATCTCGACCGGATTTTCGGTGTTTTTCAACGCCTGCACGGCCGCTCCGACTACGAGGGCTCGGGTATCGGTCTGGCCATCTGCCAGAAGATCGTCCGGCGACATGCCGGTACCATTACCGCTTCAAGCCGTGTCGGCATTGGTACCACCTTTATCGTCGAGTTGCCCGTTCGCCAGGACAAGGAGACCTTGCAGCATGACCAAGCATAA
- a CDS encoding substrate-binding domain-containing protein, with protein sequence MRFLFFLVCLVLVLDPMASMATETVTVAGTGDSQELLRRLAAAYQQKMPGVRVEVPDSIGSSGGVKATARGDCDLGRVARPLKEKEKAYGLHYRVFAYSPVVFVVHRSVTGIDNLTTEQILAIYSGKIQNWKELGGPDARILVANREKGDSSRSVLEKKIPGFRDLTFVGETVYSTPEAVEILSSHENTIGYLPLAMAIHSNLKVLKFNGIAPEAGAVLSGQYPLASPFGIIWKDGVKQSALGFMSYLFTPEARRLMQHFGVIATID encoded by the coding sequence ATGCGATTTCTGTTCTTTTTGGTCTGTCTTGTTCTTGTTCTCGATCCGATGGCATCGATGGCGACGGAAACGGTTACCGTAGCCGGTACCGGGGACAGCCAGGAACTGCTGCGGCGGTTGGCCGCGGCCTATCAGCAGAAAATGCCCGGCGTAAGGGTCGAGGTGCCGGACAGTATCGGCAGCAGCGGCGGGGTCAAGGCCACGGCCAGGGGAGACTGCGACCTCGGTCGTGTCGCCCGGCCGCTCAAGGAGAAGGAGAAGGCCTATGGGCTCCATTACCGGGTTTTTGCCTACTCCCCCGTCGTTTTTGTCGTTCATCGCAGCGTGACTGGCATCGACAACCTGACGACCGAGCAGATTCTCGCCATCTACTCGGGGAAAATACAGAACTGGAAAGAGCTGGGCGGTCCGGACGCCAGGATTCTGGTCGCCAATCGGGAAAAAGGTGATTCTTCGCGTTCGGTTCTGGAAAAAAAGATTCCCGGGTTCAGAGACCTGACTTTCGTGGGAGAGACAGTCTACAGTACGCCGGAAGCCGTGGAGATCCTCTCCTCCCATGAAAACACCATCGGCTATCTGCCGCTGGCCATGGCCATTCATTCGAATCTGAAGGTGCTGAAATTCAACGGTATCGCTCCGGAAGCGGGTGCTGTTCTCAGTGGCCAGTACCCTTTGGCCAGCCCCTTCGGCATCATCTGGAAAGACGGCGTCAAACAGTCGGCCCTGGGTTTCATGAGCTATCTTTTCACCCCCGAGGCCCGCAGACTGATGCAGCATTTTGGAGTGATCGCGACGATCGACTGA
- a CDS encoding response regulator: protein MTKHKESIIILVADDDPDDRLMAKEALEEARLKNEIRFVEDGEELLDYLYRRNAYREPGAAPRPGLILLDLNMPRKSGREALAEIKADSDLRRIPIVVLTTSKAEEDILRSYDLGVNSFISKPVSFDGLVEVMRSLSRYWFEIVALPTGSQGV from the coding sequence ATGACCAAGCATAAAGAATCCATCATCATTCTGGTGGCAGACGATGACCCGGATGATCGCCTGATGGCCAAGGAGGCCCTGGAAGAGGCGCGTCTGAAAAATGAGATCCGTTTCGTCGAAGATGGCGAGGAGCTTCTTGATTATCTCTACCGCCGCAATGCCTACCGGGAACCGGGGGCGGCGCCACGTCCCGGGCTCATTTTGCTCGACCTGAACATGCCGCGCAAAAGCGGGCGTGAGGCGCTGGCCGAAATCAAGGCCGATTCCGACCTGAGACGCATTCCCATTGTCGTACTGACCACCAGCAAGGCCGAGGAGGATATCCTGCGCAGCTACGATCTCGGTGTCAATTCGTTCATCTCCAAGCCGGTATCGTTCGATGGCCTTGTGGAAGTGATGCGCAGCCTCTCCCGTTACTGGTTCGAAATCGTTGCCCTGCCGACCGGTTCGCAAGGAGTATGA
- a CDS encoding bacteriohemerythrin, with translation MKLFGKLLTSFAGIALICALVGGVGWYGIHHTRDRLREVSDIRLPAAQNLGLLMEAMNALKASERTMVNASLTAAERRFELENLQKVRRKVQQIVGRVDALPRSPEEEKLWGEIKTALATWDGERRKLENLIDKIQLDDVKGLEALLVARQLDHVSWVRTLEEAVMSGRPFTGQLDPRLCGLGRWLGSYMTDDAEFERLLSAFTKPHRMLHGFGETINDLIRQGKRDEARQVLETKVKPTLAGIEDIFSGVLTYVRKDLGEMNQAIKLAFGSERVAFEAVMKPLDELLTLNRKLTVASRDAAEAAARTSQMLAISAVIAGILGALLLGALMARSLARPMKRLVEMIRNLENGHLHTRLNLTRHDEIGEVGRAMDAFADSLQNEIVGNLEKLARGNLDFDIQPRDGQDVVRGALKRLNESLNAMLVQIQVTGDQIAASAEQIADTSQSLSQGATEQASSLEEMAVSMNEMASQVKQSSVRISRANTLSDEAQKVAEKGNAQMQEMIASMREINEAGESISKIIKVIDEIAFQTNLLALNAAVEAARAGQHGKGFAVVAEEVRNLAARSAKAARETAELIEGAVEKTERGTRIANQTAEALNEIVTRITEVSNLLDEVSCASNEQAEGIVQVNEGLNQIDKVTQINTASAEQSAATSEELASQAAHLRQMLSQFTLKSFESSATGDDGKRRELIKWSEDYSTGISMVDEQHKRLLDLINQLFVSMKNGGDKATVRNAIEGLADYTRSHFSDEEDLMRRYGYPDLDAHIKLHQKFVDAVQDYQRRLANDERLAPAEVFNFLKGWLIYHIQEKDRDGYAPYLHERGVH, from the coding sequence ATGAAACTGTTTGGCAAGCTGCTCACTTCGTTCGCCGGTATTGCCCTGATCTGCGCCCTGGTCGGCGGCGTCGGCTGGTATGGGATTCACCATACCCGTGATCGATTGCGGGAGGTCAGCGACATCCGGCTTCCCGCCGCGCAGAACCTGGGCCTGCTGATGGAGGCGATGAATGCCCTGAAGGCCAGCGAGCGAACCATGGTCAACGCATCGCTGACTGCCGCCGAGCGCCGGTTCGAGCTGGAGAACCTGCAGAAGGTGAGGCGGAAAGTGCAACAGATTGTCGGCCGCGTTGACGCCCTGCCCAGAAGCCCCGAAGAAGAGAAGCTCTGGGGAGAGATCAAGACCGCACTTGCCACCTGGGACGGTGAACGGCGGAAGCTCGAGAACCTGATCGACAAGATCCAGCTCGACGATGTGAAGGGACTGGAGGCGCTGCTGGTCGCCCGGCAGCTCGATCATGTCAGCTGGGTCCGTACGCTGGAAGAGGCGGTCATGAGCGGCAGGCCCTTCACCGGCCAGCTCGATCCGCGCCTGTGTGGCCTCGGTCGCTGGCTTGGCAGCTACATGACCGATGATGCAGAGTTCGAGCGTCTTCTGTCCGCCTTCACCAAGCCGCACCGGATGCTGCACGGTTTTGGTGAAACCATCAATGACCTGATACGGCAGGGCAAGCGTGACGAGGCCAGGCAAGTGCTCGAAACCAAGGTCAAGCCGACCCTGGCCGGTATCGAAGACATTTTTTCCGGGGTTCTGACCTATGTGCGCAAGGACCTTGGCGAGATGAACCAGGCGATCAAGCTCGCTTTTGGCAGCGAGCGGGTGGCGTTCGAGGCCGTCATGAAACCGCTCGACGAGCTGCTGACCCTGAACCGGAAACTGACGGTCGCCAGCCGGGATGCCGCCGAGGCGGCGGCCCGCACCAGCCAGATGCTGGCGATCAGCGCCGTGATTGCCGGGATTCTGGGGGCGCTGCTGCTCGGCGCACTGATGGCCCGCAGTCTGGCCCGACCGATGAAAAGACTGGTGGAGATGATCCGCAATCTCGAGAATGGCCATCTCCATACCCGGCTCAACCTGACCCGGCATGACGAGATCGGCGAGGTCGGCCGGGCGATGGACGCCTTCGCCGACAGCCTGCAGAACGAGATTGTCGGCAACCTGGAGAAGCTGGCGCGGGGCAATCTCGATTTCGATATCCAGCCGCGCGACGGCCAGGACGTGGTGCGCGGCGCCCTGAAGCGGCTGAACGAGAGCCTCAACGCCATGCTGGTGCAGATCCAGGTCACCGGCGACCAGATTGCGGCGAGCGCAGAGCAGATCGCCGACACCAGCCAGTCCCTCTCCCAGGGGGCGACCGAGCAGGCGAGCAGCCTCGAGGAAATGGCCGTCTCGATGAACGAGATGGCTTCCCAGGTGAAGCAGAGTTCGGTCCGCATCAGTCGCGCCAACACCCTTTCCGACGAGGCGCAGAAGGTCGCCGAGAAGGGGAACGCGCAGATGCAGGAGATGATCGCCTCGATGCGCGAAATCAACGAGGCCGGCGAGAGCATCTCGAAGATCATCAAGGTGATCGACGAGATCGCCTTCCAGACCAACCTGCTGGCGCTCAATGCCGCAGTCGAGGCGGCCCGCGCCGGCCAGCACGGCAAAGGCTTCGCCGTGGTCGCCGAAGAGGTGCGCAACCTGGCGGCGCGCAGCGCCAAGGCGGCCCGGGAGACGGCGGAGCTGATCGAGGGGGCGGTGGAAAAGACGGAGCGCGGCACCCGGATCGCCAACCAGACCGCCGAGGCCCTGAACGAAATCGTCACCCGGATCACAGAGGTGTCGAACCTGCTCGACGAGGTGAGCTGCGCCAGCAACGAGCAGGCCGAGGGCATCGTCCAGGTCAACGAAGGGCTGAACCAGATCGACAAGGTGACCCAGATCAACACCGCCAGCGCCGAGCAGAGCGCGGCGACCAGCGAAGAACTCGCGAGTCAGGCCGCGCACCTGCGACAGATGCTCAGCCAGTTCACCCTCAAGTCTTTCGAGTCGTCAGCGACAGGTGATGACGGAAAGAGGAGGGAGCTGATCAAGTGGAGTGAGGATTACAGCACCGGCATCAGCATGGTCGACGAGCAGCACAAGCGTCTGCTCGATCTGATCAACCAGCTCTTCGTATCGATGAAAAACGGTGGCGACAAGGCGACGGTCAGAAACGCCATCGAAGGCCTTGCCGACTACACTCGCAGCCACTTCTCCGACGAAGAGGATCTGATGCGACGGTACGGCTATCCGGACCTGGATGCGCACATCAAGCTGCACCAGAAGTTCGTCGACGCCGTGCAGGACTACCAGCGTCGGCTCGCCAACGACGAACGCCTGGCGCCGGCCGAGGTCTTCAATTTCCTCAAGGGCTGGCTGATCTACCACATCCAGGAGAAGGACCGCGACGGGTATGCGCCTTACCTGCACGAGCGCGGCGTACACTGA
- a CDS encoding carboxysome shell carbonic anhydrase domain-containg protein: MAVHHGPIEERINWLLDLAHRHTAEFRSPDACLAREHYQARHPTAIVVLKCMDGRIDVPVVTQTPPGIIQPFRNLGGMFDLGWPYLGEVLANHIHRQIAAGKRVLLLITYHFSRGSEKRGCAGFGYNTQAAIDFTGRIKEQAERIFGASHATVYPIICGLETDEDALLIHGRDGRVLDLSRIDSGAAGHLRSRVEELFPDMNGQMQKDLTRLLQGNLNWMAKVRQRGRTLEIEHREWMICLGRGFDFLHTPNLALIIGPYSPDLADPIRKAAGIIENNMKAGRIPDDGFLLFASVPYEDIGPDQARAELKSRFLADFASQVIRTHHPHLAERMHRLTAVLSWRSRALSLLPEA; this comes from the coding sequence ATGGCTGTTCATCACGGTCCCATCGAAGAGCGCATCAACTGGCTCCTGGATCTCGCCCACCGTCACACCGCGGAATTCCGCAGCCCCGACGCCTGTCTGGCCCGGGAACATTATCAGGCCAGGCATCCCACGGCGATCGTTGTCCTGAAGTGCATGGACGGTCGCATCGATGTCCCCGTGGTCACCCAGACACCGCCGGGCATCATCCAGCCCTTCCGCAATCTGGGGGGCATGTTCGATCTCGGATGGCCATATCTGGGGGAAGTGCTGGCCAATCATATCCACCGTCAGATCGCCGCCGGAAAAAGGGTGCTGCTCCTGATCACCTACCATTTTTCGCGGGGCAGTGAAAAAAGGGGCTGTGCCGGATTCGGCTACAACACGCAAGCGGCCATTGACTTTACCGGGCGGATCAAGGAACAGGCCGAGAGGATTTTCGGTGCCAGCCACGCGACGGTCTATCCGATCATCTGCGGCTTAGAGACCGACGAGGACGCCCTGCTGATCCACGGACGAGACGGCCGGGTTCTGGACCTGTCGAGGATCGATTCCGGAGCGGCAGGCCATTTGCGGAGTCGGGTCGAAGAGCTTTTTCCCGACATGAACGGGCAGATGCAGAAGGATCTGACCCGTCTGTTGCAGGGCAATCTGAACTGGATGGCCAAGGTGCGTCAGAGGGGGCGGACCCTCGAGATCGAACATCGGGAATGGATGATCTGTCTGGGGCGGGGCTTCGATTTTCTCCACACCCCGAACCTGGCATTGATCATCGGCCCTTACAGCCCGGATCTGGCGGATCCGATCCGAAAGGCGGCCGGAATCATCGAAAACAACATGAAGGCAGGCAGAATACCCGATGACGGCTTTCTGCTTTTTGCCTCGGTCCCTTATGAGGATATAGGTCCCGACCAGGCCCGGGCCGAGCTCAAGTCCCGTTTTCTGGCCGATTTCGCTTCGCAAGTGATTCGGACCCACCATCCCCACCTCGCCGAACGGATGCACCGGCTGACAGCCGTCCTCTCCTGGCGCTCCCGCGCCCTCAGTCTGCTTCCTGAGGCCTGA